In the genome of Molothrus aeneus isolate 106 chromosome 5, BPBGC_Maene_1.0, whole genome shotgun sequence, one region contains:
- the LOC136556602 gene encoding histone H1.01 yields the protein MSETAPSAAPDAPAPGAKAAAKKPKKAASGSKARKPAGPSVTELITKAVSASKERKGLSLAALKKALAAGGYDVEKNNSRIKLGLKSLVSKGTLVQTKGTGASGSFRLNKKPGEVKEKAPKKRAAAAKPKKPAAKKPASAAKKPKKAAAVKKSPKKAKKPAAAAAKKAAKSPKKAAKAGRPKKAAKSPAKAKAVKPKAAKPKAAKPKAAKAKKAAPKKK from the coding sequence ATGTCCGAGACCGCTCCCAGCGCCGCCCCCGATGCGCCCGCTCCCGGCGCCAAGGCCGCCGCCAAGAAGCCGAAGAAGGCGGCGAGCGGCTCCAAAGCCCGCAAGCCCGCGGGGCCCAGCGTCACCGAGCTGATCACCAAGGCCGTGTCCGCCTCCAAGGAGCGCAAGGGGCTCTCGCTCGCCGCGCTCAAGAAGGCGCTGGCCGCCGGCGGCTACGATGTGGAGAAGAACAACAGCCGCATCAAGCTGGGGCTCAAGAGCCTCGTCAGCAAGGGCACCCTGGTGCAGACCAAGGGCACCGGCGCCTCCGGCTCCTTCCGCCTCAACAAGAAACCCGGGGAAGTGAAGGAGAAAGCCCCGAAGAAGAGAGCAGCTGCGGCCAAGCCCAAGAAGCCGGCGGCCAAGAAGCCCGCCAGCGCCGCCAAGAAGCCCAAGAAAGCGGCGGCGGTGAAAAAGAGCCCCAAGAAAGCCAAGAAGCCGGCGGCTGCAGCGGCCAAGAAAGCAGCGAAGAGCCCCAAGAAAGCCGCCAAGGCCGGGCGCCCCAAGAAGGCGGCCAAGAGCCCGGCTAAGGCAAAGGCCGTGAAGCCCAAAGCGGCCAAGCCCAAGGCAGCCAAACCCAAAGCGGCCAAGGCGAAGAAGGCGGCGCCCAAAAAGAAGTAA